In the genome of Vicia villosa cultivar HV-30 ecotype Madison, WI linkage group LG7, Vvil1.0, whole genome shotgun sequence, one region contains:
- the LOC131618961 gene encoding uncharacterized protein LOC131618961 — protein MNTESRDQLKISAETGDIELLYAVIEEDPSILKIIDENQFVVTPLHIAVTRCHLEFANEIMNLKPSFASKLNLQGYSPIHLAMDNIRLAMDGPTESNEANNLRVMVSKLVGINKDLVRVKGRKGLTPLHMACQNGEFELVCTFLVACPDSIEDVTVRGESALHIAAKMGNHGVLQFLLGWLHVNCRRGAKKLKWEMLNLRDYEGNTALHISALSREPTHLNWLIIATLVATVTYESALSPPGGVFQVSASDDNNMKIKSGDMYYSTRGNAGKSILSKTSFMGFSLANMLSFSLSIIAIVIMTPRGVLRPLVLAPVTFFTLCYLIAMPAISPTLANTIILSIPMYSIFLLAGEVRPADFPFDAEPERTLHARLRQAKRERLAASEGEQSIRDKEEEEVSVNSENSASDTETIPKTMAADPPPPVERLLGDYEGNKLPAGRMTIVNQPANAAQFQLHPSTINQLERHYFSGRVNEDANKHLQRFLTMSTTLKIDGHT, from the exons ATGAACACAGAAAGCCGTGACCAACTGAAAATTTCAGCCGAAACAGGTGACATAGAACTCCTCTATGCCGTAATTGAAGAAGACCCATCGATTTTGAAAATCATAGATGAAAACCAATTTGTAGTTACTCCTTTGCATATCGCTGTAACTAGGTGTCATCTCGAGTTTGCCAATGAAATTATGAATTTGAAACCTTCATTTGCTTCCAAGCTAAATTTGCAAGGATACAGTCCCATTCATCTTGCAATGGACAACATCCGTCTGGCTATGGACGGCCCCACTGAATCTAATGAAGCTAATAACCTAAGGGTGATGGTGTCAAAGTTGGTAGGCATCAATAAAGATCTTGTTAGAGTTAAAGGAAGAAAAGGCTTGACTCCACTTCATATGGCATGTCAAAACGGGGAGTTTGAATTGGTATGTACATTTTTGGTTGCTTGTCCGGATTCCATTGAAGATGTAACTGTGAGAGGTGAATCTGCATTGCATATTGCTGCTAAGATGGGAAATCATGGGGTCCTTCAATTTCTTCTTGGGTGGCTCCATGTAAATTGTCGAAGAGGTGCTAAAAAGCTGAAATGGGAAATGTTGAACTTGAGAGACTACGAAGGCAACACTGCTTTGCACATTTCAGCCCTTAGTAGAGAACCAACG CACTTGAATTGGTTGATAATTGCAACTCTTGTTGCAACTGTAACCTATGAATCGGCACTGAGTCCCCCGGGTGGAGTTTTCCAGGTTAGTGCAAGTGATGACAACAATATGAAAATCAAGTCTGGAGATATGTATTATTCTACCCGAGGAAATGCTGGGAAATCGATCTTGTCAAAAACTAGTTTCATGGGGTTTTCATTAGCGAATatgctttccttttctttatcaaTTATAGCAATAGTAATTATGACTCCAAGGGGAGTACTAAGGCCCCTCGTGTTAGCTCCGGTGACTTTTTTTACTCTTTGCTATCTAATTGCTATGCCAGCAATATCTCCTACTCTTGCTAATACTATTATTCTTAGCATCCCtatgtattcaatttttttattggcGG GCGAGGTAAGGCCAGCTGATTTtccttttgacgcagaaccagaaagaacgTTGCACGCTAGACTTAGACAAGCAAAAAGAGAAAGACTGGCAGCATCAGAAGGTGAACAGAGCATAAgagataaagaagaagaagaagtttcaGTTAATTCGGAAAATTCTGCTTCGGATACTGAGACAATTCCCAAAACGATGGCAGCTGACCCACCTCCACCTGTTGAAAGACTTCTTGGAGATTATGAAGGAAATAAATTACCGGCTGGTCGAATGACAATTGTGAACCAACCGGCGAATGCGGCACAATTTCAGCTGCATCCAAGCACGATAAATCAACTTGAAAGGCATTATTTTTCTGGAAGGGTGAACGAAGATGCAAATAAACATCTT